One part of the Brevundimonas subvibrioides ATCC 15264 genome encodes these proteins:
- a CDS encoding rod-binding protein translates to MSDLTVSADLLAPAPAAPNAASARMRETAENFEASFLAQMLKPMFEGLSTDGPFGGGEAEGTWRSFMIDAMAKQTVKAGGIGLADTVVAEMVRMQAQQSTEVAP, encoded by the coding sequence ATGAGCGACCTGACCGTCTCCGCCGACCTGCTCGCCCCCGCCCCGGCAGCGCCGAACGCGGCCTCCGCCCGGATGCGCGAAACCGCCGAGAATTTCGAGGCGTCGTTCCTGGCCCAGATGCTGAAGCCCATGTTCGAAGGCCTGTCGACCGACGGTCCGTTCGGTGGCGGAGAGGCCGAGGGCACATGGCGCAGCTTCATGATCGACGCCATGGCCAAACAGACGGTCAAGGCCGGCGGCATCGGCCTGGCCGATACGGTCGTGGCCGAGATGGTCCGCATGCAGGCTCAACAGTCCACGGAGGTCGCTCCATGA
- the uvrA gene encoding excinuclease ABC subunit UvrA yields the protein MTEKHNFIRVRGAREHNLKGVDVDIPREKLVVMTGLSGSGKSSLAFDTIYAEGQRRYVESLSAYARQFLELMGKPDVDLIEGLSPAISIEQKTTSKNPRSTVGTVTEINDYMRLLWARVGVPYSPATGLPIESQTVSQMVDKLVALPEGERLLLLAPVIRGRKGEYRKEIAEWQRSGFQRLKIDGEFYAIEDAPTLDKKFKHDIDIVVDRIVTKAGLEARYADSIQTALNLADGIAVAEWANAAEGEEPRRLLFSEKFACPVSGFTISEIEPRLFSFNNPFGACPVCDGLGLKLTFDADLVIPDRDKTLHKGAVAPWSRGPSPLYTQTLQALARHYGFSMDVAWRELPDQARKVILQGTGSEKIKFVYDDNARKYEVSKPFEGVIPNLDRRWRETDSAWVREELGRFQSETPCEACGGKRLKPEALAVKIDGEDIAEISWLSISKAYLWFTTLSDRLTDKQLEIGRRILKEITDRLRFLNNVGLDYLSLSRSSGTLSGGESQRIRLASQIGSGLTGVLYVLDEPSIGLHQRDNTRLLESLRGLRDLGNSVLVVEHDEEAIMTADYVIDMGPAAGVHGGQICAEGTPAEVMANPKSLTGKYLTGEREIELPPEGRRPINRKKTLKISGATGNNLKNVTGEIPVGLFTCVTGVSGGGKSTFTIETLYKAAARRLHNASDAPAAFDRIEGLEHFDKVIDIDQSPIGRTPRSNPATYTGAFGPIRDWYAGLPESKARGYGPGRFSFNVKGGRCEACQGDGLIKIEMHFLPDVYVTCDVCKGKRYNRETLEIVFKGKSISDVLDMTVEEAGHFFKAVPPIRDKMLTLTRVGLDYVKVGQSATTLSGGEAQRVKLSKELSKRATGKTLYILDEPTTGLHFEDTRKLLEVLQELVDAGNTIVVIEHNLDVIKVADYLLDFGPEGGDGGGEIVAVGTPEQVAANDASWTGRYLKEVLDRHETRRKARVAALTAETAKAKPERKKARA from the coding sequence ATGACCGAAAAGCACAACTTCATCCGCGTGCGCGGCGCGCGCGAGCACAACCTCAAGGGCGTGGATGTCGACATCCCGCGCGAGAAGCTGGTCGTGATGACCGGGCTGTCCGGCTCGGGCAAGTCCTCGCTCGCGTTCGACACAATCTATGCCGAGGGCCAGCGGCGCTATGTCGAAAGCCTCAGCGCCTATGCCCGCCAGTTCCTGGAACTGATGGGCAAGCCGGACGTGGACCTGATCGAGGGCCTGTCGCCGGCCATCTCGATCGAACAGAAGACGACGTCCAAGAACCCGCGTTCCACCGTCGGCACGGTGACGGAGATCAACGACTACATGCGCCTGCTCTGGGCGCGGGTCGGTGTGCCCTATTCTCCGGCGACGGGTCTGCCGATCGAGAGCCAGACGGTGTCCCAGATGGTCGACAAGCTGGTCGCCCTGCCCGAGGGCGAGCGGCTGCTGCTGCTGGCCCCCGTCATTCGGGGTCGCAAGGGCGAGTACCGGAAGGAGATCGCCGAGTGGCAGCGCTCGGGCTTCCAGCGCCTGAAGATCGACGGCGAATTCTACGCCATCGAGGACGCGCCCACGCTCGACAAGAAGTTCAAGCACGACATCGACATCGTTGTGGACCGGATCGTCACCAAGGCGGGCCTGGAGGCGCGCTATGCCGACAGCATCCAGACCGCGCTCAATCTGGCCGACGGCATCGCTGTGGCCGAATGGGCGAATGCGGCCGAGGGCGAGGAGCCGCGCCGGCTGCTCTTTTCCGAGAAGTTCGCCTGTCCGGTCTCCGGCTTCACGATCTCCGAGATCGAGCCCCGGCTGTTCAGCTTCAACAACCCGTTCGGGGCCTGTCCGGTCTGTGATGGCCTCGGTCTGAAGCTGACGTTCGACGCCGATCTGGTGATCCCCGACCGCGACAAGACCCTGCACAAGGGGGCCGTCGCCCCATGGTCGCGCGGGCCTTCGCCGCTCTACACCCAGACGCTGCAGGCCCTCGCCCGCCACTACGGCTTCTCGATGGATGTTGCCTGGCGCGAACTGCCGGACCAGGCCCGCAAGGTCATCCTGCAGGGCACGGGCAGCGAGAAGATCAAGTTCGTCTATGACGACAATGCCCGCAAATACGAGGTCTCCAAGCCGTTTGAGGGGGTCATTCCCAACCTCGACCGCCGCTGGCGCGAGACCGACAGCGCCTGGGTCCGCGAGGAACTGGGCCGATTCCAGTCCGAGACCCCCTGCGAGGCCTGCGGGGGCAAGCGGCTGAAGCCCGAGGCCCTGGCGGTCAAGATCGATGGCGAGGACATCGCCGAGATCAGCTGGCTGTCGATCTCCAAGGCCTATCTGTGGTTCACCACCCTGTCGGATCGCCTGACGGACAAGCAGCTGGAGATCGGCCGCCGCATCCTGAAGGAGATCACCGACCGACTGCGGTTCCTGAACAACGTCGGGCTGGACTATCTCAGCCTGTCGCGGTCGTCGGGCACCCTGTCCGGCGGCGAGAGCCAGCGCATCCGGCTGGCGTCGCAGATCGGTTCGGGCCTGACCGGCGTGCTGTATGTTCTGGACGAGCCGTCCATCGGCCTGCACCAGCGCGACAACACCCGGCTGCTGGAAAGCCTGCGCGGTCTGCGCGACCTCGGCAACTCGGTCCTCGTCGTCGAGCATGACGAGGAGGCGATCATGACCGCCGACTATGTCATCGACATGGGCCCGGCCGCCGGCGTCCACGGCGGCCAGATCTGCGCCGAAGGCACCCCAGCCGAGGTCATGGCCAATCCGAAGTCGCTGACCGGCAAATACCTGACCGGCGAGCGCGAGATCGAACTGCCGCCCGAGGGCCGCCGCCCGATCAACCGCAAGAAGACGCTGAAGATCAGCGGGGCCACCGGCAACAATCTGAAGAACGTCACCGGCGAGATCCCCGTCGGCCTGTTCACCTGCGTCACCGGCGTGTCGGGCGGCGGCAAGTCGACCTTCACCATCGAGACCCTGTACAAGGCCGCCGCGCGTCGCCTGCACAATGCCTCGGACGCCCCCGCCGCCTTCGACCGGATCGAGGGGCTGGAGCATTTCGACAAGGTCATCGATATCGACCAGTCGCCGATCGGCCGGACGCCGCGCTCGAACCCGGCGACCTACACCGGCGCCTTCGGCCCCATCCGCGACTGGTACGCGGGCCTGCCGGAATCAAAGGCCCGCGGCTACGGTCCCGGCCGCTTCAGCTTCAACGTCAAGGGCGGACGCTGCGAGGCCTGTCAGGGCGACGGCCTGATCAAGATCGAGATGCACTTCCTGCCAGACGTCTACGTCACCTGCGACGTCTGCAAGGGCAAACGCTACAACCGCGAGACGCTGGAAATTGTCTTCAAGGGCAAGAGCATCTCCGACGTTCTGGATATGACGGTCGAGGAGGCCGGCCACTTCTTCAAGGCCGTTCCGCCGATCCGGGACAAGATGCTGACCCTGACCCGCGTGGGTCTGGACTACGTCAAGGTCGGCCAGTCGGCGACGACCCTGTCGGGCGGCGAAGCCCAGCGGGTCAAACTGTCCAAGGAGCTGTCGAAACGCGCCACCGGCAAGACCCTCTACATCCTCGACGAGCCGACCACCGGCCTGCATTTCGAGGATACGCGCAAGCTGCTGGAGGTGCTTCAGGAACTGGTCGACGCCGGCAACACCATCGTGGTGATCGAGCACAACCTCGATGTCATCAAGGTCGCCGACTACCTGCTGGACTTCGGTCCGGAGGGCGGCGACGGCGGGGGCGAGATCGTCGCCGTGGGCACGCCCGAACAGGTCGCCGCCAATGACGCCAGCTGGACCGGCCGCTACCTCAAGGAGGTGCTGGACCGCCACGAGACGCGCCGCAAGGCGCGGGTCGCGGCTCTGACGGCGGAAACGGCCAAGGCCAAGCCGGAGCGCAAGAAGGCGCGCGCCTGA
- a CDS encoding flagellar basal body P-ring protein FlgI has protein sequence MQKLLTALLAPLALAFAVAGTASAQSRIKDIASIEGVRTNQLVGYGLVVGLAGTGDSLRNCPFTRQSLEGMTERLGVNIRGSNANSKNLAAIMVTADLPPFATPGARVDVSVSSLCDAKSLLGGTLLVTSLQGADGNVYAVAQGSVQTGSVSGSGSSGSSVTRGVPTAGRIASGATVERETGFNLDSLQEVRLTLRNPDFTTAQRVAAAINATYPSTALAENGSVITLRAPAQLGMAAFISRVENMPVAVDTPARVIIDEVNGVIVMGENVRISTVAIAQGNLTISVQETPQVSQPAPFSQGQTTVVPQSDVTVEEELGREIRLVNGATSLSTLVNGLNALGVSPRDMISILQAIKAAGALQAEIEVL, from the coding sequence ATGCAGAAACTGCTGACCGCCCTCCTCGCTCCGCTCGCCCTGGCCTTCGCCGTGGCCGGGACGGCGTCGGCGCAGTCGCGGATCAAGGACATCGCCTCAATCGAGGGTGTGCGCACCAACCAGCTGGTCGGGTACGGCCTGGTGGTCGGCCTGGCCGGCACCGGCGACAGCCTGCGCAACTGTCCCTTCACCCGCCAGTCGCTGGAAGGCATGACCGAGCGCCTCGGCGTCAACATCCGCGGGTCGAACGCCAACTCCAAGAACCTGGCCGCGATCATGGTCACCGCCGATCTGCCGCCCTTCGCCACGCCGGGTGCCCGGGTCGACGTCTCCGTCTCGAGCCTGTGCGACGCCAAGAGCCTGCTGGGCGGCACGCTTCTGGTCACCAGCCTGCAGGGCGCGGACGGCAACGTCTATGCGGTGGCACAGGGGTCGGTTCAGACCGGCTCGGTGTCCGGCTCCGGGTCGTCCGGGTCGTCGGTCACGCGCGGCGTACCGACCGCGGGCCGCATCGCCTCGGGTGCCACGGTCGAGCGCGAGACCGGCTTCAACCTCGACAGCCTGCAGGAAGTCCGCCTCACTCTCCGCAACCCTGACTTCACGACGGCCCAGCGCGTCGCCGCAGCCATCAACGCGACCTATCCCTCGACGGCGCTGGCCGAAAACGGATCGGTCATCACCCTGCGCGCGCCGGCCCAGCTGGGCATGGCGGCCTTCATCAGCCGGGTCGAGAACATGCCCGTCGCCGTCGACACTCCCGCCCGCGTCATCATCGACGAGGTCAACGGCGTGATCGTGATGGGCGAGAACGTCCGCATCTCCACCGTCGCGATCGCCCAGGGCAACCTGACCATCTCGGTCCAGGAAACCCCGCAGGTCAGCCAGCCCGCCCCCTTCAGCCAGGGCCAGACCACCGTCGTCCCGCAGTCCGATGTGACGGTTGAGGAGGAACTGGGCCGCGAGATCCGGCTGGTGAACGGGGCCACGTCCCTGTCCACCCTGGTCAACGGCCTGAACGCCCTTGGCGTCTCGCCCCGCGACATGATCTCCATCCTCCAGGCCATCAAGGCGGCCGGGGCCCTCCAGGCCGAGATCGAGGTGCTGTGA
- the trmFO gene encoding methylenetetrahydrofolate--tRNA-(uracil(54)-C(5))-methyltransferase (FADH(2)-oxidizing) TrmFO, whose protein sequence is MTTPSPTLSPIHVIGGGLAGSEAAWQIAQAGVPVVIHEMRGVPGVKTDAHHTDGLAELVCSNSFRSDDWEHNAVGLLHAEMRALGSIIMASGDVNQVPAGGALAVDREAFSRTVTDRLHAHPLVTVVREEIAGLPPEEWDSVIVASGPLTSPALAEAILSLSGEEALSFFDAIAPIVHADSIDFDIAWRQSRYDKEGPGGDAAAYVNCPMDKAQYEAFIDALLDGPKAEFKEWENVPYFDGCLPIEVMAERGRETLRHGPMKPVGLTNPRDPLVKSYAIVQLRQDNALGTLFNMVGFQTKLKHGAQAEVFRMIPGLQNAQFARLGGLHRNTYLNSPQLLDRQLRMKAMPRLRFAGQVTGVEGYVESAATGLLAGRLAAAERLGKPLDAPAAHTAIGALVEHITGGHLTGSKFQPMNINYGLLPPLDAPKIDEAGVKIPLKERGRAKKRLMSLRALRELEAWRGAA, encoded by the coding sequence ATGACCACGCCCTCCCCCACCCTGTCCCCCATCCACGTCATCGGCGGCGGCCTCGCCGGCTCCGAGGCCGCCTGGCAGATCGCCCAGGCGGGCGTGCCGGTCGTGATCCACGAGATGCGCGGCGTGCCGGGGGTGAAGACCGACGCCCACCACACCGACGGGCTGGCGGAACTGGTTTGCTCGAACTCCTTCCGCTCCGACGACTGGGAGCACAATGCCGTGGGCCTGCTCCACGCCGAGATGCGCGCCTTGGGCTCGATCATCATGGCCAGCGGCGATGTGAACCAGGTGCCGGCGGGCGGAGCCCTGGCCGTGGACCGCGAGGCCTTTTCCCGCACCGTGACGGACCGCCTGCACGCCCACCCCCTCGTCACGGTCGTGCGCGAGGAGATCGCGGGCCTGCCGCCCGAGGAATGGGACAGCGTGATCGTCGCCAGCGGCCCCCTGACCTCTCCCGCCCTGGCCGAGGCGATCCTGTCGCTGAGCGGCGAGGAGGCGCTGAGTTTCTTCGACGCCATCGCCCCCATCGTCCACGCCGACAGCATCGACTTCGACATCGCCTGGCGTCAGTCTCGCTACGACAAGGAAGGCCCCGGCGGGGACGCCGCCGCCTACGTCAACTGCCCGATGGACAAGGCCCAGTACGAGGCCTTCATCGACGCCCTGCTGGACGGGCCAAAGGCCGAGTTCAAGGAATGGGAGAATGTCCCCTATTTCGACGGCTGCCTGCCGATCGAGGTCATGGCCGAACGGGGGCGCGAGACCCTGCGCCACGGACCCATGAAGCCGGTCGGCCTGACCAACCCGCGCGACCCGCTGGTCAAGTCCTACGCCATCGTCCAGCTGCGTCAGGACAATGCGCTGGGGACACTGTTCAACATGGTCGGCTTCCAGACCAAGCTGAAGCACGGGGCCCAGGCCGAGGTGTTCCGGATGATCCCCGGCCTGCAGAACGCCCAGTTCGCCAGGCTCGGCGGCCTGCATCGCAACACCTATCTGAACAGCCCGCAGTTGCTGGACCGCCAGCTGCGGATGAAGGCCATGCCGCGCCTGCGCTTCGCCGGTCAGGTCACGGGCGTGGAGGGCTATGTTGAGAGCGCCGCTACCGGGCTGCTGGCGGGGCGGCTCGCCGCCGCCGAACGGCTGGGCAAGCCGCTGGATGCGCCCGCCGCCCATACCGCGATCGGCGCGCTGGTCGAGCACATCACCGGAGGGCACCTGACGGGGTCGAAGTTCCAGCCGATGAACATCAACTATGGCCTTCTGCCACCCCTCGACGCCCCCAAGATCGACGAGGCGGGGGTCAAGATTCCGCTGAAGGAACGTGGCCGGGCCAAGAAGCGGTTGATGAGCCTGCGGGCGCTCCGCGAGCTCGAGGCGTGGCGGGGCGCCGCCTGA
- a CDS encoding flagellar assembly protein FliX, with protein sequence MKVTGPSGTSPAAGQRPVRASGGFSVPQGAGAASAATSQAVSSASSVSDVSALMALQGVETATERRRRAVRRGAGLLDRLDELKLALLSGEAGEGALERMARGLREERPEDPDETLSGLLQQIDLRAAVELAKAEVRRTAA encoded by the coding sequence ATGAAGGTCACCGGCCCATCGGGCACCAGCCCCGCTGCCGGGCAACGTCCAGTCCGCGCGAGCGGCGGCTTTTCCGTGCCCCAGGGGGCCGGAGCGGCCTCCGCTGCGACCAGCCAGGCCGTGTCGTCGGCCTCGAGCGTCAGCGACGTCTCCGCCCTGATGGCGCTGCAGGGCGTCGAGACGGCGACCGAACGGCGGCGGCGCGCGGTCCGGCGCGGCGCGGGCCTTCTGGATCGGCTGGACGAGCTGAAACTGGCCCTGCTGTCGGGCGAGGCCGGGGAGGGCGCGCTGGAACGCATGGCCCGCGGTTTGCGCGAGGAACGTCCCGAGGATCCCGACGAAACCCTGAGCGGACTGCTGCAGCAGATCGACCTGCGAGCGGCCGTCGAGCTGGCCAAGGCCGAAGTTCGCCGCACTGCAGCATAA
- a CDS encoding CPBP family intramembrane glutamic endopeptidase, which translates to MAGRELYAAAPGRQRRTWSVAAVILALAFVIVGQIGAVVPMQITRALPSDQTQWPTLSYILFVAFGLGAALTLAWVVFFERRRLANVGLNGDFAVRFGRGFGLGLAYLATVVCIIWATGAYRVEASGIFQAGLSAAVLTPLVVLLFGFIVQGSTEEIVFRGWLMGIIASRHGLVIALTVSSLLFGLAHAGNIDPSPELALALVNIALFGLFIGLYAAREGSIWGVCGWHAAWNWLLGTGFGLEVSGEVVNVTPSIVDLQAVDGAAWWLTGGAFGPEGSVVVTAVLLISAVVLVLRGGFARQGGLAPA; encoded by the coding sequence ATGGCTGGACGGGAACTCTACGCGGCGGCACCGGGCCGGCAACGCAGGACGTGGTCGGTCGCGGCCGTGATCCTCGCCCTGGCCTTCGTGATCGTGGGACAGATCGGCGCCGTGGTGCCGATGCAGATCACCCGTGCCCTGCCGTCGGACCAGACGCAGTGGCCGACGCTCAGCTACATCCTGTTCGTGGCCTTCGGGCTGGGCGCGGCCCTGACCCTGGCCTGGGTCGTCTTCTTCGAGCGGCGTCGGCTGGCGAACGTGGGCCTGAACGGGGACTTCGCGGTCCGTTTCGGGCGGGGGTTCGGGCTGGGCCTGGCCTATCTGGCGACCGTGGTCTGCATCATCTGGGCGACCGGAGCCTATCGCGTCGAGGCGTCCGGCATCTTCCAGGCCGGCCTTTCGGCGGCGGTGCTGACCCCGCTGGTGGTGCTGCTGTTCGGCTTCATCGTTCAGGGCTCGACCGAGGAGATCGTTTTCCGCGGCTGGCTGATGGGGATCATCGCCTCGCGGCACGGGCTGGTGATCGCCCTGACCGTCTCGAGTCTGCTGTTCGGCCTGGCCCACGCCGGCAACATCGACCCGTCCCCCGAACTGGCTCTGGCCCTGGTCAACATCGCCCTGTTCGGTCTGTTCATCGGCCTGTACGCCGCGCGCGAGGGCTCGATCTGGGGCGTCTGCGGCTGGCACGCGGCCTGGAACTGGCTGCTGGGCACAGGCTTCGGCCTCGAGGTGTCGGGCGAGGTCGTCAACGTCACGCCGTCCATCGTCGACCTGCAGGCCGTCGACGGCGCGGCCTGGTGGCTGACCGGCGGAGCCTTCGGGCCGGAAGGCAGCGTGGTCGTCACGGCCGTGCTGCTGATCAGCGCGGTCGTGCTGGTGCTGCGGGGCGGTTTTGCGCGCCAGGGCGGACTGGCTCCGGCCTGA
- the dksA gene encoding RNA polymerase-binding protein DksA, with the protein MTALASVPSDEPAGYRPSDDEPFMNERQLAYFKHKLLAWRDDILRESKGTVVNLKAETENHPDLLDRASSASDRALELRTRDRQRKLISKIEDALRRIEDGSYGYCEDTGEPIGLGRLEARPTATLSVEAQERHERRERVHRDD; encoded by the coding sequence ATGACCGCATTGGCCTCTGTTCCGTCGGACGAACCGGCCGGTTACCGGCCCTCTGACGACGAGCCGTTCATGAACGAACGGCAGCTCGCCTATTTCAAGCACAAGCTGCTGGCCTGGCGAGACGACATCCTGCGTGAATCCAAGGGTACGGTCGTCAATCTGAAGGCCGAGACCGAGAACCATCCCGATCTGCTGGACCGCGCCTCTTCGGCCTCCGACCGGGCGCTGGAACTGCGGACGCGGGACCGGCAGCGCAAGCTGATCTCCAAGATCGAGGACGCCCTGCGCCGGATCGAGGACGGATCCTACGGCTACTGCGAAGACACCGGTGAGCCGATCGGCCTTGGCCGCCTGGAAGCCCGTCCGACCGCGACCCTGTCCGTCGAGGCCCAGGAACGCCACGAACGCCGCGAGCGCGTCCACCGCGACGACTGA
- a CDS encoding EAL domain-containing protein, translated as MQNLKRLLGFAFAASDLLIEIHPQGKVVFAMGSGPSTDVLAETLVGSSIFDGVGKASAKAVEAVLATLKPGTRSPAVEVLFAAGDSRVRRATVRLFMMPDLAPHISGAVTWEGPAYRLHDPQSRPALTPGAFLDRARDVLTAPGASADLAVSFVDVSGLQAAEALGEAGERLNARVQAALQAASVDGNSTGQLGPERFALLRDRSVDVDLAGEVRELGLSEGLDLGVRATEVGIDVGGDSLNTLRALRFAVEGCLKDGGLDRPELTFTASLSRTLRNADAFRAMVRDRGFELHYQPIVDLKTGAVHHFEALARFRGTNGPADTIHMAEELALIESFDVAVAEKALGRLRRPGSGLLKFAVNVSGASLADDRYVQSLLRMTAARPEERRRLIVEITESAALADVDAANRRLGALRAAGIKVCIDDFGAGSASYDYLRGLSVDTVKIDGKFVEGVETDPRARTLIGHLVELCGSLKVATIAEMIETQGAADILRDLGVDHGQGWLFGKAEAEPRTQLQALDPGRRMGEIVGWG; from the coding sequence ATGCAGAATCTCAAGCGCCTTCTGGGTTTCGCCTTCGCCGCCTCGGATCTGCTGATCGAGATTCATCCGCAGGGCAAGGTCGTCTTCGCCATGGGGTCCGGACCGTCGACGGACGTTCTGGCCGAGACGCTGGTCGGCTCATCGATTTTTGACGGCGTCGGAAAGGCCAGCGCCAAGGCGGTCGAGGCCGTCCTCGCGACGCTGAAACCCGGCACGCGCTCGCCTGCGGTGGAAGTCCTGTTCGCCGCCGGCGACAGCCGCGTGCGGCGTGCGACGGTGCGTCTGTTCATGATGCCAGACCTGGCGCCGCACATCTCCGGGGCCGTGACCTGGGAAGGGCCCGCCTACCGCCTGCACGATCCGCAGTCGCGACCGGCCCTGACACCGGGGGCCTTCCTGGATCGGGCCCGCGACGTCCTCACCGCGCCCGGAGCCTCGGCGGATCTGGCCGTTTCGTTCGTCGACGTATCGGGGCTTCAGGCGGCGGAAGCCTTGGGCGAGGCCGGAGAGCGCCTGAACGCCCGTGTCCAGGCGGCGCTGCAGGCCGCGTCCGTCGACGGCAACAGCACGGGGCAGTTGGGCCCGGAACGGTTCGCCCTGCTGCGCGATCGTTCGGTGGACGTCGACCTGGCCGGAGAGGTTCGGGAACTGGGACTGAGCGAAGGTCTCGATCTGGGCGTGCGGGCGACCGAGGTCGGCATCGACGTCGGCGGCGACTCCCTGAACACGCTGCGCGCCCTGCGCTTCGCCGTGGAGGGCTGTCTGAAGGACGGGGGGCTGGACCGGCCCGAACTGACCTTCACCGCCTCGTTGTCGCGTACCCTCAGGAACGCCGATGCCTTCCGGGCCATGGTTCGCGATCGCGGGTTCGAGCTTCACTATCAGCCGATCGTCGATCTGAAGACCGGGGCGGTCCACCATTTCGAGGCGCTGGCGCGCTTCCGCGGCACCAATGGTCCGGCCGACACCATCCACATGGCCGAAGAACTGGCCCTGATCGAAAGCTTCGACGTCGCCGTGGCCGAAAAGGCGCTCGGCCGGCTCCGGCGTCCCGGATCGGGTCTGCTGAAGTTCGCCGTGAACGTCTCGGGTGCCTCTCTGGCGGACGACCGTTACGTCCAGTCCCTGCTCAGGATGACCGCGGCGCGACCCGAAGAGCGCCGGCGGCTGATCGTCGAGATCACCGAGTCCGCCGCCCTCGCCGACGTCGACGCCGCCAACCGTCGTCTGGGCGCGCTCCGGGCAGCCGGGATCAAGGTCTGCATCGACGACTTCGGCGCGGGGTCAGCCTCATACGATTACCTGCGCGGCCTGTCGGTCGATACGGTCAAGATCGACGGCAAGTTCGTCGAAGGCGTGGAAACCGATCCGCGCGCCCGGACCCTGATCGGGCATCTGGTCGAGCTTTGCGGCTCGCTGAAGGTCGCCACCATCGCCGAGATGATCGAGACGCAGGGCGCAGCCGATATCCTGCGCGACCTCGGTGTCGACCATGGCCAGGGCTGGCTGTTCGGCAAGGCCGAGGCCGAACCACGCACCCAGTTGCAGGCGCTCGATCCGGGCAGGCGCATGGGCGAGATCGTCGGCTGGGGCTGA